The proteins below come from a single Kosakonia sp. SMBL-WEM22 genomic window:
- the aaeA gene encoding p-hydroxybenzoic acid efflux pump subunit AaeA, with the protein MKTLTRNITRTAITVALVILAFIAIFRAWVYYTESPWTRDARFTADVVAIAPDVTGLVTSVDVHDNQLVKQGQVLFTIDQPRYQKALEQDEADVAYYQALVNEKRREAGRRNQLGIQAMSREEIDQANNTLQTELHQLAKAQATRDLAKLDLERTIIRAPADGWVTNLNVYAGEFITRGSTAVALVKQNSFYVLAYMEETKLEGVRAGYRAEITPLGSNQVLKGTVDSVAAGVTNSSSTNDSKGMATVDSNLEWVRLAQRVPVRIRLDKQQGNLWPAGTTATVVVTGKTDRDASQDSLFRKIAHRLRELG; encoded by the coding sequence GTGAAAACACTAACAAGAAATATTACCCGTACCGCGATCACCGTAGCGCTGGTCATTCTGGCGTTCATCGCTATTTTCCGCGCCTGGGTTTACTACACTGAATCCCCCTGGACGCGTGATGCGCGCTTCACCGCCGATGTGGTGGCGATCGCTCCGGATGTCACCGGGCTGGTCACCAGCGTTGATGTCCACGATAACCAGTTGGTCAAACAGGGGCAGGTGCTCTTCACCATCGACCAGCCGCGCTACCAAAAAGCGCTTGAGCAGGATGAAGCCGATGTCGCTTATTACCAGGCTTTAGTCAATGAGAAGCGACGCGAAGCCGGCCGCCGCAACCAGTTAGGCATCCAGGCGATGTCGCGCGAAGAGATAGATCAGGCGAATAACACCCTGCAAACCGAACTGCATCAGTTAGCGAAAGCGCAGGCGACGCGCGATCTGGCGAAGCTCGATCTCGAACGCACCATCATTCGCGCTCCGGCCGATGGCTGGGTGACCAACCTTAATGTTTACGCCGGTGAGTTCATTACGCGCGGTTCCACCGCCGTGGCGCTGGTGAAGCAGAACAGCTTCTATGTGCTGGCCTATATGGAAGAGACCAAGCTTGAGGGCGTACGCGCCGGTTACCGCGCCGAGATCACACCGTTAGGCAGCAATCAGGTGCTGAAGGGCACTGTCGACAGCGTCGCCGCCGGGGTGACTAACTCCAGCAGCACCAATGACAGCAAAGGGATGGCGACCGTCGACTCCAACCTCGAATGGGTTCGTCTGGCGCAGCGCGTGCCGGTGCGCATCCGTCTGGATAAACAGCAGGGCAACCTGTGGCCGGCAGGCACCACCGCAACCGTCGTGGTCACCGGCAAAACCGATCGCGACGCCAGCCAGGATTCGCTGTTTCGTAAAATCGCCCACCGTCTGCGTGAGCTGGGGTAA
- a CDS encoding NAD-dependent succinate-semialdehyde dehydrogenase, with translation MSTQALQESALFQTGYLVDGVWKNLETTFEVLNPASGETIARVAKAGKKETEEAIAAAARAFPAWRAKTAKERSTILYRWYELIIENKSWLGRLMTSEQGKPLKEAEGEVEYAASFIQWFAEQAKRANGEIIPPVKPGSRILATREPIGVVAAITPWNFPMAMLTRKLGPALAAGCTGVIKPANNTPLSAFALLTLAKKAGVPDGVLNAVAGTTSEISDAIMASPEVRKISFTGSTAVGKTLVRNAAETMKKVSMELGGNAPYIVFDDADIDAAVQGAVANKFRNAGQVCVSVNRFYIQEGIYDEFTRKLSEAVKALKVGNGMDEGVVVGPLIESSAVDKVREHVEDAVAKGAKVLTGGEPHALGGNFWQPTVLGDCSDGMKLAQEETFGPLAACFRFTSEEEVIKRANATPFGLAAYFYTQNLQRVFRVSQTLESGMIGVNECAVSTEVAPFGGVKESGLGREGSVLGLEEFMEVKTLHLGGL, from the coding sequence ATGAGCACGCAGGCATTGCAGGAGAGTGCGCTTTTTCAGACCGGTTATCTGGTCGATGGCGTCTGGAAAAACCTGGAGACCACCTTTGAGGTTCTGAACCCGGCCAGCGGCGAGACGATCGCGCGCGTGGCGAAAGCGGGAAAAAAAGAGACCGAAGAGGCGATTGCCGCCGCGGCGCGTGCCTTTCCCGCCTGGCGGGCAAAAACCGCCAAAGAGCGCTCAACCATTCTCTATCGCTGGTATGAACTGATTATCGAGAACAAAAGCTGGCTGGGGCGTTTGATGACCAGCGAGCAGGGGAAACCGTTGAAAGAGGCGGAGGGCGAAGTCGAATACGCCGCCAGCTTTATTCAATGGTTTGCCGAGCAGGCTAAACGCGCCAACGGCGAGATCATTCCGCCGGTTAAGCCGGGATCGCGCATTCTGGCGACCCGTGAACCTATCGGCGTGGTGGCGGCAATTACACCGTGGAACTTCCCGATGGCAATGCTGACCCGCAAGCTTGGCCCGGCGTTAGCCGCAGGCTGTACCGGCGTAATAAAACCCGCCAACAATACGCCGCTGAGCGCCTTTGCGCTGCTCACGCTGGCAAAAAAAGCGGGCGTCCCCGATGGCGTGCTAAACGCGGTCGCTGGCACAACTTCTGAGATCAGCGATGCGATTATGGCCAGCCCGGAGGTGCGCAAAATCTCCTTCACTGGCTCAACGGCGGTGGGCAAAACGCTGGTGCGCAACGCCGCCGAGACGATGAAAAAGGTCTCAATGGAGCTGGGCGGTAACGCGCCCTATATCGTCTTTGACGATGCCGATATTGATGCCGCGGTGCAGGGGGCGGTGGCGAACAAGTTCCGTAACGCAGGCCAGGTGTGCGTCAGCGTCAACCGCTTCTATATTCAGGAAGGCATCTATGACGAATTTACCCGCAAGCTGAGCGAGGCGGTTAAGGCGCTGAAAGTGGGTAATGGCATGGACGAAGGGGTGGTCGTCGGCCCGCTGATTGAGTCCTCCGCCGTCGATAAAGTGCGTGAGCATGTTGAAGATGCGGTGGCGAAAGGCGCGAAAGTGTTGACCGGCGGCGAACCGCACGCGCTGGGCGGTAACTTCTGGCAACCGACGGTGCTCGGCGACTGTAGCGATGGCATGAAACTGGCGCAGGAAGAGACTTTCGGCCCGCTTGCCGCCTGCTTCCGCTTTACCAGCGAAGAGGAGGTGATCAAGCGCGCCAATGCCACGCCGTTTGGGCTTGCAGCCTACTTTTACACGCAAAATCTGCAGCGGGTGTTCCGCGTTTCGCAGACGCTGGAGAGCGGCATGATTGGCGTGAACGAGTGCGCGGTGTCGACCGAAGTCGCCCCTTTTGGCGGCGTGAAAGAGTCGGGTTTAGGCCGCGAAGGCTCTGTGCTGGGGTTGGAGGAGTTTATGGAAGTGAAAACGTTACATTTAGGCGGCTTATAA
- the aaeX gene encoding p-hydroxybenzoic acid efflux pump operon protein AaeX — MSLFPVIVVFGLSFPPIFFELILSLAIFWLVRRMLVPTGIYDFVWHPALFNTALYCCLFYLLSRLFV, encoded by the coding sequence ATGAGTCTGTTTCCCGTCATCGTGGTGTTCGGTTTGTCGTTCCCACCGATTTTTTTCGAGCTGATTTTGTCGCTGGCGATTTTCTGGCTGGTGCGTCGGATGCTGGTCCCGACCGGGATCTACGATTTTGTCTGGCATCCTGCGCTGTTTAACACCGCGCTCTATTGCTGCCTGTTTTACCTGCTGTCGCGTTTATTTGTTTGA
- the aaeB gene encoding p-hydroxybenzoic acid efflux pump subunit AaeB, giving the protein MGLFSIASQHLRFACKLAGAVVLALFVGFHFQLETPRWAVLTAAIVAAGPAFAAGGEPYSGAIRYRGMLRIAGTFIGCIAGLTIIIMLIRTPLLMLLVSCIWAGFCTWVSSLIRVENSYAWGLAGYTALIIVITIEPNPLLAPQYAVERCSEIVVGILCAIVADLLFSPRSVKQVIDRELDSLLVAHYQLMQLCIKHGDSEEVDAAWAALVRRTAGLDGMRSNLKIESSRWGLANRRLKVINTLSLTLITQACETYLIQNTRPELITDTFRELFDEPVETVQDVHRQLKRMRRVIIWTGERDTPVTLYSWVGAATRYLLLKRGVIGNTKISAVEEEVLQGEAVVKAESAERHHAMINFWRTTLSCALGTLFWLWTGWTSGSGAMVMIAVVTSLAMRLPNPIMVAKDFVYGMLWALPIGALYFLVILPATQQSMLLLCISLAVLAFFIGIEVQKRRLGSMATLAGTINILVLDNPMTFKFSFFLDSALGQLVGVVLAITVILLVRDNSQARTGRVLLNQFVSAAVSAMTTNTARRKENHLPALYQQLFLLLNKFPGDVAKFRLALTLIIAHQRLRDAPIPINDDLSAFHRQLRRTASQVIAAGSDTKRHRYFTQLLEELAVYQQKLREWNASPQVTEPVERLTGMLHKYQHALTSN; this is encoded by the coding sequence ATGGGGCTGTTCTCTATCGCCAGCCAGCATCTGCGCTTTGCCTGCAAACTGGCCGGCGCGGTGGTACTGGCGCTGTTTGTTGGCTTTCACTTCCAGCTTGAGACGCCGCGCTGGGCAGTGCTGACCGCGGCGATTGTTGCCGCCGGGCCCGCTTTTGCGGCGGGCGGCGAGCCATACTCCGGCGCGATCCGCTACCGTGGCATGTTACGTATCGCCGGAACCTTTATTGGCTGTATCGCCGGGCTGACCATCATTATTATGCTGATCCGCACACCGCTGCTGATGCTGTTGGTGAGCTGTATCTGGGCGGGTTTTTGTACATGGGTCTCCTCGCTGATACGCGTTGAGAACTCCTACGCCTGGGGGCTGGCGGGCTACACGGCGCTGATCATTGTTATTACCATTGAGCCTAACCCGCTGCTGGCACCGCAATATGCCGTCGAGCGCTGTAGTGAGATTGTGGTGGGGATTTTGTGCGCGATTGTCGCCGATCTGCTCTTCTCGCCGCGCTCGGTGAAGCAGGTGATTGACCGGGAGCTCGACAGCCTGCTGGTGGCGCACTATCAGCTGATGCAGCTCTGTATCAAGCATGGTGACAGTGAGGAGGTGGATGCCGCCTGGGCGGCGCTGGTTCGCCGCACCGCCGGGCTGGACGGGATGCGCAGCAACCTGAAGATAGAATCCTCCCGCTGGGGGCTGGCGAACCGCCGTCTGAAGGTAATTAACACCCTCTCGCTGACGCTGATTACGCAGGCATGCGAGACCTACCTGATTCAGAACACGCGCCCGGAGCTAATCACCGATACCTTTCGCGAGCTGTTCGACGAGCCGGTCGAAACGGTTCAGGACGTGCACCGGCAGTTAAAACGCATGCGCCGGGTGATTATCTGGACCGGCGAGCGCGACACGCCGGTGACGCTCTACAGCTGGGTCGGCGCGGCGACGCGTTATCTGCTGCTTAAGCGCGGCGTGATTGGCAATACCAAAATCAGCGCCGTTGAAGAGGAGGTGCTGCAGGGCGAAGCGGTAGTGAAAGCGGAATCCGCCGAGCGCCACCATGCGATGATTAACTTCTGGCGCACCACGCTCTCCTGCGCCCTCGGCACGCTCTTCTGGCTGTGGACCGGCTGGACCTCCGGCAGCGGAGCGATGGTGATGATCGCCGTTGTCACTTCACTGGCGATGCGGCTGCCCAATCCGATTATGGTGGCGAAAGATTTCGTCTACGGCATGCTGTGGGCATTACCGATAGGTGCGCTCTACTTCCTGGTGATACTCCCGGCCACGCAGCAAAGTATGCTGCTGCTCTGTATCAGCCTTGCGGTGCTGGCCTTCTTTATTGGTATTGAAGTGCAGAAGCGGCGGCTGGGATCGATGGCGACGCTGGCGGGCACCATTAATATTCTGGTGCTGGATAACCCGATGACCTTTAAGTTCAGCTTCTTCCTCGACAGCGCGCTGGGGCAGCTGGTGGGCGTAGTACTGGCGATAACGGTGATCCTGCTGGTGCGCGATAACTCGCAGGCGCGCACCGGGCGCGTGCTGCTTAACCAATTTGTTTCGGCAGCGGTCTCGGCGATGACCACCAACACCGCCCGACGTAAAGAGAACCATCTCCCGGCGCTCTATCAACAGCTCTTCTTATTACTGAATAAGTTCCCCGGCGACGTGGCGAAGTTCCGCCTCGCGTTAACGCTGATCATTGCCCACCAGCGCCTACGCGATGCGCCGATACCAATCAATGACGATCTATCGGCGTTCCACCGGCAGCTGCGCCGCACCGCCTCACAGGTGATCGCCGCGGGATCCGATACCAAACGGCATCGCTACTTTACCCAGTTGCTGGAGGAGCTGGCGGTGTATCAGCAGAAACTGCGCGAGTGGAATGCCTCGCCGCAGGTGACGGAGCCGGTCGAGCGGCTAACCGGCATGTTGCATAAGTATCAACACGCGCTAACCAGCAATTAA
- the aaeR gene encoding HTH-type transcriptional activator AaeR: MERLKRMSVFAKVVELGSFTAAARQLQMSVSSISQTVAKLEDELQVKLLNRSTRSIGLTEAGKIYYQGCRRMLHEVQDVHEQLYAFNNTPIGTLRIGSSSTMAQNVLAKMTAEMLKEHPGLSVNLVTGIPAPDLIADGLDVVIRVGALQDSSLFSRRLGTMPMVVCAAKNYLAQYGTPEKPADMVNHSWLEYSVRPDNEFELVAPEGIATRLIPQGRFVTNDPMTLTRWLTAGAGIAYVPLMWVIDEINSGQLEILLPRYQSDPRPVYALYTQKDKLPLKVQVCINYLTDYFIGVAKVYQSMQGRRV, translated from the coding sequence ATGGAACGTTTAAAACGCATGTCGGTGTTCGCCAAAGTGGTGGAACTGGGCTCCTTTACCGCCGCTGCCCGCCAGCTACAAATGAGCGTTTCATCCATCAGCCAGACCGTGGCGAAGCTGGAGGATGAGCTACAGGTTAAGCTGCTGAACCGCAGCACGCGCAGTATCGGGCTGACCGAAGCAGGAAAGATCTACTATCAGGGCTGTCGCAGGATGCTCCATGAGGTGCAGGATGTGCACGAGCAGCTCTACGCTTTTAACAATACCCCCATCGGCACGCTGCGCATCGGTAGCTCTTCAACCATGGCGCAAAATGTGCTGGCAAAAATGACCGCCGAGATGCTGAAAGAGCACCCGGGTTTGTCGGTGAATCTGGTGACGGGCATCCCCGCGCCGGATCTTATCGCCGACGGTCTGGATGTGGTGATCCGCGTTGGCGCGTTGCAGGACTCCAGCCTCTTCTCCCGCCGCCTTGGCACGATGCCGATGGTGGTCTGCGCGGCCAAAAACTATCTCGCCCAGTACGGCACGCCGGAAAAACCTGCTGATATGGTGAACCACTCGTGGCTGGAGTACAGCGTACGTCCGGATAATGAGTTTGAGCTGGTGGCCCCGGAAGGGATCGCCACCCGCCTGATCCCACAGGGGCGGTTTGTCACCAACGATCCGATGACCTTAACCCGCTGGTTAACCGCCGGTGCCGGGATCGCTTATGTGCCGTTAATGTGGGTGATCGATGAGATCAACAGCGGCCAGCTTGAGATCCTGCTCCCGCGCTACCAGTCGGACCCGCGCCCGGTTTATGCGCTCTATACGCAAAAAGATAAGCTGCCGCTGAAAGTGCAGGTCTGTATCAACTATTTGACGGATTACTTTATCGGGGTGGCGAAGGTCTACCAGAGCATGCAGGGGCGCAGGGTGTGA
- a CDS encoding S6 family peptidase, with product MKKIYSLEVTLSLCLSLFFPSCALHAKARIVQRSVANADIPYQTYRDFATNKGAFYPGARDVPIYNKYGQTVGLLNQAPMPDFSSVNKTSGIATLIHPQYATTVHHNPTSYLQTLNYGHYLYHLADRESLRLRDFSVIRLNKVVTEVAPAAISPLNMPLKSLHDETRFRLFYRMGAGRQKVSDATGKRSDIQGAYRFLTGGTIGQPRINLYQLLVINSGDVFDPKNGPLASHGALGDSGSPLYAWDSLNNQWMVVGALSMLYLGQPEQSAYTFVNPQFIQQTREKYVSATIENRQNNALFMWRYDAASGVGTLTQGRSAYAMQGKGTESSSSGNDLIFRGADAVMLLQDSVDQGAGSLTFYANASVSPMQAQTWTGGGVNVASGATVKWLVNGTEGDNLHKVGKGTLNINAQGINPGGLNIGDGTVVLAQRPDAQGRLRACRALRIVSGRPLVVLRDSQQIDPDMITWGFRGGRLDVNGNPLTFHRLNAEDYGAALINRAAKRADITLRYHRAMDAIPIFEWSYARTGQVGELYGYRNSNTGTNDYFILKTPEYDWFPGDQRSNEHWEFIGHDHQQAIHTRYERQKDEDAMFHGQLRGNLNVTNRMVAGTRGALILDGAVDIAGDFTQQYGRLVFQGHPVIHAYNTPEIVEKLRSLRDYSLRSEPVSFTQPDWERRIFHLNRLVLDYASFDLARNASLLANIEARGATITLGSSTPYLDLNDGNGLVNVPSRGISTGALDEDLSRFWGHINLSANSTLAIREKFTGTVYGQNSRVTISSRDATFDGFSQFNHTALTLEESARLTATGGWSSNATVTVGPSASLLLAATPVAPGRVSPSLYVLKSGATYELNDESTLNVTAFASLWGRIHAVGEAVIRFGESDVPRLVEALNAGQKGSVGKLFGFQSSWLGSLSAPRARLSLNATRWQLRRDSEVGSVAASRSLVGLSAGKHRFNTLKIAELEANETGFALRTDLQSSDKIEISQHASGRNNVLFLDVITPSRPVKGLNLPLITAPQGTPASLFTAAKAVRGFSKLEPIIKQQTDALNTKWILTGFKQTPDPAAMATARRFFAMNYKRFITEVNSLNKRPAQLRENGGREGAWAYTERNNGAGKINAAGHDAITWSGIDKKSAYPAADLFSGVYMSYATHQLSGESVQGSSRDFGAGYYATLLSKSGLYLDAAVKYIHSYHHDRLAFSGLNARDYSMNSWLGGVETGYHYSLTPHAYIEPQAQVALGKLSDTTFHWRDRGLSLALHRKSAIPWVGRTGIVAGAHFCDRDWAITLRAGLHYETELWADGDIILHDDTGDTRVKAERDGRLRYHASIDGQVSDNLHVELDVAHAKFGNIDAGQAINAQLHYSF from the coding sequence ATGAAAAAGATATATTCGCTTGAAGTCACGCTATCACTCTGTCTATCTCTCTTTTTCCCTTCCTGCGCCCTGCATGCGAAAGCCCGCATTGTTCAGCGCTCCGTTGCAAATGCCGATATCCCTTATCAGACCTATCGTGATTTCGCGACCAACAAAGGGGCGTTTTATCCGGGAGCGCGGGATGTGCCCATTTATAATAAATATGGTCAGACGGTGGGCCTGTTAAATCAGGCACCCATGCCTGATTTCAGTAGCGTAAATAAAACCAGCGGTATCGCTACACTTATTCACCCGCAATATGCAACCACGGTGCATCATAATCCTACCTCATATCTCCAGACGCTTAATTATGGTCATTATCTTTATCATCTGGCTGACAGAGAGAGTCTTCGACTAAGAGATTTTAGCGTTATTCGCTTAAATAAAGTGGTGACGGAGGTGGCCCCCGCGGCGATATCTCCTTTAAACATGCCGCTTAAATCGCTGCATGACGAGACGCGTTTTCGTCTCTTTTACCGCATGGGAGCCGGCAGACAAAAAGTAAGTGACGCCACGGGAAAGCGGAGCGATATCCAGGGGGCTTATCGTTTCCTCACCGGCGGAACCATCGGGCAGCCGCGAATTAATCTTTATCAACTGTTGGTGATCAACTCCGGCGATGTTTTTGATCCTAAAAATGGTCCGCTGGCGAGCCATGGCGCACTGGGTGATAGCGGCTCACCACTCTACGCCTGGGATAGCCTGAACAACCAGTGGATGGTAGTCGGCGCATTAAGCATGCTCTATCTGGGGCAACCAGAGCAAAGTGCTTACACCTTTGTTAACCCGCAATTCATTCAGCAGACCAGAGAGAAATATGTCAGTGCAACGATAGAAAACCGGCAAAACAATGCGCTTTTTATGTGGCGATACGATGCGGCATCAGGAGTGGGCACCTTAACCCAGGGGAGAAGCGCTTATGCCATGCAGGGAAAAGGGACAGAGAGTAGCAGTAGCGGTAACGACCTAATTTTCCGCGGTGCGGATGCGGTGATGTTGCTACAGGATAGCGTCGATCAGGGGGCGGGAAGCTTAACCTTTTACGCAAACGCCAGCGTTTCGCCGATGCAGGCGCAGACGTGGACGGGCGGTGGCGTCAATGTCGCTTCCGGCGCGACAGTAAAATGGCTGGTGAACGGCACCGAAGGGGATAACTTGCATAAGGTGGGTAAAGGTACGCTGAACATTAACGCCCAGGGCATCAATCCTGGCGGGTTGAATATTGGTGATGGAACTGTGGTGCTTGCCCAGCGCCCCGATGCACAAGGCAGGCTAAGAGCATGCAGAGCGCTGCGCATCGTTAGCGGCAGGCCGTTAGTCGTTCTTCGTGATAGTCAGCAGATCGATCCGGATATGATTACGTGGGGTTTTCGCGGCGGCAGGCTCGATGTTAACGGCAACCCACTCACCTTTCATCGGCTCAATGCCGAAGATTACGGTGCCGCACTGATTAACCGTGCAGCAAAGCGGGCCGATATCACTCTACGCTACCACCGCGCGATGGACGCTATTCCCATCTTTGAGTGGTCATACGCGCGAACAGGACAGGTCGGCGAGCTGTATGGGTATCGTAACTCCAATACCGGCACCAATGATTACTTCATTCTTAAAACACCTGAGTATGACTGGTTCCCGGGCGATCAGCGCAGCAATGAGCATTGGGAATTTATCGGTCACGATCATCAGCAGGCGATCCATACGCGTTATGAACGGCAGAAAGATGAGGACGCGATGTTTCACGGCCAGCTACGCGGCAATCTTAACGTCACGAACCGCATGGTAGCAGGCACGCGCGGCGCCTTGATTCTGGACGGAGCGGTTGATATAGCCGGAGATTTTACGCAGCAGTATGGCCGGCTGGTGTTCCAGGGACACCCTGTTATTCATGCTTATAACACGCCAGAAATTGTTGAAAAACTGCGTTCATTGAGAGATTACTCCCTACGCAGCGAGCCGGTCTCCTTCACACAGCCGGACTGGGAGCGCCGCATTTTTCACCTCAATCGTTTAGTGCTCGATTATGCCTCGTTTGATCTGGCGAGAAATGCATCACTGCTCGCCAATATTGAGGCCAGAGGAGCGACTATCACGCTGGGCAGCTCTACACCTTATCTCGATCTCAATGATGGCAATGGCCTGGTGAATGTGCCGAGTCGGGGGATCTCAACGGGCGCGCTCGATGAGGATCTTAGCCGCTTCTGGGGACACATTAATCTCTCAGCTAACTCGACACTTGCCATTCGCGAGAAATTTACCGGCACGGTTTACGGTCAGAATAGCCGGGTCACGATCTCGTCGCGGGATGCCACCTTTGATGGTTTCAGTCAGTTCAACCACACCGCGCTCACCCTTGAGGAGAGTGCGCGGCTAACTGCAACGGGCGGCTGGAGCAGTAATGCCACTGTAACCGTCGGCCCTTCAGCCTCGCTACTGCTGGCGGCAACCCCTGTCGCGCCGGGACGCGTTAGCCCTTCGCTCTATGTGCTGAAGAGCGGAGCAACGTATGAGCTTAATGATGAGAGCACCCTTAATGTGACCGCCTTCGCCTCGCTATGGGGGCGTATTCACGCCGTGGGTGAGGCGGTTATCCGCTTTGGTGAGAGTGATGTGCCGCGTCTTGTTGAAGCGCTTAACGCCGGGCAGAAGGGGAGCGTGGGCAAGCTTTTCGGTTTTCAGAGTAGCTGGCTGGGTTCGCTCTCTGCGCCGCGTGCGCGGTTAAGCCTGAATGCAACGCGCTGGCAGCTACGTCGTGATTCGGAAGTTGGAAGCGTCGCTGCCTCGCGCTCGCTGGTGGGGCTTTCGGCAGGCAAACATCGCTTTAATACTTTAAAAATTGCCGAGCTAGAGGCTAATGAAACGGGTTTTGCCCTGCGCACGGATCTGCAAAGCAGCGATAAAATCGAAATTAGCCAGCACGCAAGCGGCCGCAACAACGTTCTGTTTCTTGATGTAATTACACCCTCACGCCCTGTTAAGGGGCTGAATCTTCCGCTGATCACGGCACCGCAAGGCACGCCCGCGTCACTTTTTACGGCGGCAAAGGCGGTGAGGGGGTTTAGCAAACTTGAGCCGATTATCAAACAGCAAACGGATGCGCTGAACACGAAGTGGATCCTGACCGGTTTCAAACAGACCCCCGATCCCGCCGCAATGGCCACCGCCAGACGCTTTTTTGCCATGAACTATAAGCGCTTCATTACGGAAGTGAATAGCCTGAATAAACGACCCGCGCAGTTGCGGGAAAATGGCGGTCGCGAAGGAGCGTGGGCATATACGGAGCGTAATAACGGCGCGGGAAAAATAAACGCAGCCGGTCACGACGCAATTACCTGGTCGGGTATTGATAAAAAAAGCGCCTATCCCGCAGCCGATCTCTTTTCTGGTGTCTATATGAGCTACGCCACCCATCAGTTGAGTGGGGAGAGCGTGCAGGGGAGCAGTCGCGATTTCGGTGCAGGCTACTATGCCACTTTGCTAAGTAAGTCTGGTTTATATCTTGATGCCGCCGTGAAATATATTCACTCATACCATCACGATCGGCTGGCGTTTAGCGGACTCAACGCACGGGATTACAGCATGAACAGCTGGTTAGGCGGCGTTGAAACGGGCTATCACTACTCGCTCACTCCGCATGCTTATATTGAACCGCAGGCGCAAGTTGCGCTGGGCAAACTCTCCGACACCACTTTCCACTGGCGCGATCGCGGCCTCTCTCTTGCTCTGCATCGTAAGAGCGCAATCCCGTGGGTGGGGCGTACCGGGATCGTTGCAGGGGCGCACTTCTGCGATCGTGATTGGGCGATTACGCTGCGGGCGGGGCTGCATTATGAGACAGAGCTATGGGCTGATGGCGACATTATCCTTCACGATGATACAGGAGATACTCGGGTCAAAGCAGAACGTGACGGGCGTCTACGTTACCATGCCAGCATTGATGGGCAGGTGAGCGATAACCTTCACGTTGAGCTTGATGTTGCGCACGCAAAGTTTGGCAACATTGATGCCGGGCAGGCTATCAACGCGCAGCTGCACTACTCCTTCTAA